One segment of Candidatus Dormiibacterota bacterium DNA contains the following:
- a CDS encoding alpha/beta fold hydrolase produces MSRTGTFLHRGHRLAYTVHGDRGRTCLLMHGLLLSQRMHLHLATALAERGHRVVTLDLLGHGLSDRPTDMASYSMPLFAGQAVALLDHLGVERAVVGGTSLGANVTLEVAAQFPSRVQGMVVEMPVLDHALPAGAAVFTPIMLALTLGRPAMSMVSLLTRMVPSALVPFWVDVALDMVRQDPGPSGAVIQGILFDRVAPPGSVRRTLEAPALIIGHHRDPIHVFSDADMLAAELPNARLVEASTLLEMRLAPARLTAEITAFVDGC; encoded by the coding sequence ATGAGCCGGACCGGCACCTTTCTCCACCGCGGGCACCGGCTCGCGTACACCGTCCACGGCGACCGCGGGCGCACCTGCCTGCTGATGCACGGCCTGCTGCTCTCGCAGCGGATGCACCTCCACCTCGCCACCGCGCTCGCCGAGCGGGGCCACCGTGTGGTCACCCTCGACCTCCTCGGCCACGGCCTGTCCGACCGTCCCACCGACATGGCGAGCTACTCGATGCCGCTGTTCGCCGGCCAGGCCGTGGCGCTGCTCGACCACCTCGGTGTCGAGCGTGCGGTGGTCGGCGGCACCTCGCTCGGCGCCAACGTCACCCTGGAGGTGGCCGCACAGTTCCCGTCGCGCGTGCAGGGCATGGTCGTCGAGATGCCGGTGCTCGACCACGCCCTCCCCGCCGGGGCGGCGGTGTTCACCCCGATCATGCTGGCGCTCACCCTGGGCCGCCCGGCGATGTCGATGGTCTCCCTGCTCACCCGGATGGTGCCGAGCGCGCTGGTGCCCTTCTGGGTCGACGTCGCCCTCGACATGGTCCGGCAGGACCCGGGCCCGAGCGGTGCGGTGATCCAGGGCATCCTCTTCGACCGGGTCGCCCCTCCCGGCTCGGTGCGCCGCACCCTCGAGGCGCCGGCGCTGATCATCGGCCACCACCGCGACCCCATCCACGTCTTCTCCGACGCCGACATGCTCGCCGCCGAGCTGCCCAACGCACGGCTGGTGGAGGCGAGCACCCTGCTGGAGATGCGGCTGGCTCCGGCCCGGCTCACCGCCGAGATCACCGCCTTCGTCGACGGCTGCTGA